Proteins from a genomic interval of Pseudoalteromonas sp. MEBiC 03607:
- a CDS encoding ABC-F family ATPase, which translates to MISTANITMQFGAKPLFENISAKFGDGNRYGLIGANGCGKSTFMKILSGELEPSSGNVSTDPNERIAKLNQDQFAYEEFSVIDTVIMGHKELWEVKKERDRIYSLPEMSEEDGMRVADLETEFAEMDGYSAEAKAGELLIGVGIGTEQHYGPMSEIAPGFKLRVLLAQVLFSDPDIMLLDEPTNNLDIYTIKWLEDVLNQRDCTMIIISHDRHFLNSVCTHMADIDYGELRIYPGNYDEYMFAATQARERLLSENAKKKSQIAELQQFVSRFSANASKAKQATSRAKQIDKIQLEEVKASSRQSPFIRFEQEKQLFRNALELTNLAQGFDDMLFSGLEGLVEVGERIAIIGENGVGKTTLLNTLAGRLAPKQGEFKWSDNANIGYYAQDHADEFEQDMNLFQWMEQWQQEGDDEQVVRSFLGRMLFSQNDIKKSVKVISGGEQGRMLFGKIMMHKPNILLMDEPTNHMDMESIEALNLALEAYEGTLLFVSHDRQFVSSLANRIWEIKDGKVIDFKGTYTEYLASKEA; encoded by the coding sequence ATCATTAGTACAGCTAATATCACCATGCAATTTGGTGCTAAACCTTTATTCGAAAATATTTCAGCAAAATTTGGCGATGGAAACCGTTATGGTTTAATCGGTGCGAATGGCTGTGGTAAATCAACCTTCATGAAAATCCTAAGTGGTGAACTTGAGCCATCTTCAGGTAATGTCAGTACAGATCCAAACGAGCGTATTGCTAAACTTAATCAAGATCAGTTTGCTTATGAAGAGTTTTCTGTGATCGATACAGTTATCATGGGTCATAAAGAGCTGTGGGAAGTAAAAAAAGAACGTGATCGTATTTATAGCTTACCAGAAATGAGCGAAGAAGACGGTATGCGAGTAGCTGATCTTGAAACTGAGTTTGCAGAGATGGATGGTTACTCAGCAGAAGCTAAAGCCGGTGAGCTACTGATTGGTGTAGGCATCGGTACAGAGCAACACTACGGTCCTATGTCTGAAATCGCACCGGGTTTTAAACTGCGTGTGTTACTTGCACAAGTGCTGTTTTCTGATCCAGATATCATGCTACTTGATGAGCCTACCAATAACTTGGATATTTACACCATCAAGTGGTTAGAAGACGTGTTAAACCAACGCGACTGCACCATGATCATCATTTCGCACGACCGTCACTTTTTAAACTCAGTATGTACGCACATGGCTGACATCGATTATGGCGAGCTTCGTATTTACCCAGGTAATTACGATGAATATATGTTTGCTGCAACACAAGCCCGCGAGCGTTTACTGAGCGAAAATGCGAAGAAGAAAAGCCAAATTGCAGAACTACAGCAGTTCGTATCTCGCTTCTCTGCAAATGCTTCAAAAGCAAAACAAGCAACATCACGTGCTAAACAAATCGATAAAATTCAGCTTGAAGAAGTTAAAGCGTCTTCTCGTCAAAGCCCATTTATTCGTTTTGAACAAGAAAAGCAGTTATTCCGTAATGCCTTAGAGCTAACTAACTTAGCGCAAGGTTTTGATGACATGCTTTTCAGTGGCCTTGAAGGTTTAGTTGAAGTAGGTGAGCGTATTGCGATTATCGGTGAGAACGGTGTTGGTAAAACAACATTATTAAATACCCTTGCAGGTCGCTTAGCACCAAAACAAGGTGAATTTAAATGGTCTGATAATGCTAATATTGGTTATTACGCGCAAGATCATGCTGATGAGTTCGAACAAGACATGAATTTATTCCAGTGGATGGAACAATGGCAACAAGAAGGCGACGACGAGCAAGTTGTTCGTAGTTTCTTAGGTCGTATGCTGTTTTCACAAAACGACATTAAAAAGTCAGTAAAAGTGATTTCAGGTGGTGAGCAAGGCCGTATGTTGTTTGGTAAAATTATGATGCATAAACCAAACATCTTATTAATGGATGAGCCAACCAACCACATGGATATGGAATCTATCGAAGCGCTTAACTTAGCACTTGAAGCATACGAAGGAACTTTATTATTCGTATCACACGATAGACAATTCGTATCATCACTTGCTAACCGCATTTGGGAAATCAAAGACGGCAAAGTTATCGACTTTAAAGGTACATACACTGAGTACCTAGCAAGTAAAGAAGCTTAA
- the purE gene encoding 5-(carboxyamino)imidazole ribonucleotide mutase: protein MTVGIIMGSKSDWPTMEHAALMLEKFGIEYETKVVSAHRTPQLLADYASSAADRGIKIIIAGAGGAAHLPGMAAAFTSLPVLGVPVKSKTLNGVDSLLSICQMPKGVAVGTLAIGEAGAANAGLLAAQILGCQQPEIFAKVEAFRKEQTDTILANPNPAE, encoded by the coding sequence ATGACTGTTGGCATTATTATGGGTTCCAAATCAGACTGGCCAACGATGGAACATGCGGCGTTAATGCTAGAAAAATTCGGCATTGAATACGAAACTAAAGTTGTTTCTGCTCACCGTACCCCTCAATTACTTGCTGACTATGCAAGCTCAGCTGCAGATCGCGGCATTAAAATTATTATCGCAGGTGCCGGTGGTGCTGCGCACTTACCAGGTATGGCAGCGGCCTTTACATCACTACCAGTTTTAGGTGTACCCGTTAAATCTAAAACTCTTAATGGTGTAGATTCGTTATTATCTATTTGCCAAATGCCTAAAGGTGTTGCGGTAGGTACTCTTGCTATTGGTGAAGCGGGCGCAGCAAATGCAGGTCTTTTAGCTGCACAAATTTTAGGTTGCCAACAGCCAGAAATTTTCGCAAAAGTTGAAGCATTCCGTAAAGAACAAACAGACACTATCTTAGCTAACCCTAATCCTGCAGAGTAA
- a CDS encoding 5-(carboxyamino)imidazole ribonucleotide synthase, producing MNILILGAGQLARMMSLAGAPLDLNVVAYDVGSEKIIHPLTGEVHNSTLQQAINSADAITAEFEHIPDYVLTLCCQSNKFYPGKAAIKTGGDRALEKALLDKTNVECAPYQLITEKAHLIAAVERLGKPLVIKTCQAGYDGKGQWRLKSDDQIDQIWSEMADFIASGTDSAPHSIIAEKMIPFDREVSIIGARDKAGNTVIYPLTENQHTNGVLTLSVAGKEKAAIQEQAELAFNKLAKELDYVGVLAIEFFDVQGTLLVNEIAPRVHNSGHWTQQGTHCSQFENHMRAVAGLPLGSTELLRPTAMINVLGQPSIPHSVLATQDVTSHWYGKTAKPGRKMGHINVSANNLHQLGERLAALAEILPEHDYPGVAATSTQLILN from the coding sequence ATGAATATTCTAATTTTAGGTGCGGGTCAGTTAGCTCGAATGATGAGCTTAGCGGGCGCACCCCTTGATTTAAATGTTGTTGCCTACGATGTGGGTAGTGAAAAAATCATTCACCCATTAACCGGTGAAGTTCATAACAGTACATTACAACAAGCTATTAATAGCGCAGACGCAATTACAGCAGAGTTTGAACACATTCCTGATTATGTACTAACACTGTGCTGTCAAAGCAACAAGTTTTACCCGGGTAAAGCGGCGATTAAAACAGGTGGCGATCGTGCACTTGAAAAAGCATTACTTGATAAAACAAATGTTGAGTGCGCGCCTTATCAGCTAATTACCGAAAAAGCACACCTTATTGCTGCGGTAGAGCGTTTAGGTAAGCCACTTGTGATCAAAACTTGCCAAGCGGGTTACGACGGTAAAGGCCAGTGGCGCTTAAAATCAGATGATCAAATTGACCAAATTTGGTCAGAAATGGCAGATTTCATTGCATCTGGTACCGACAGTGCACCGCATTCTATTATTGCTGAGAAGATGATCCCATTTGACCGCGAAGTATCTATCATCGGTGCACGCGACAAAGCAGGTAACACAGTAATTTACCCATTAACTGAAAACCAACACACTAACGGTGTGCTTACACTTTCAGTTGCAGGTAAAGAAAAAGCTGCAATTCAAGAACAAGCTGAGCTTGCATTTAACAAGCTAGCAAAAGAACTTGATTATGTGGGTGTATTAGCAATTGAGTTTTTTGATGTTCAAGGTACGTTATTAGTAAACGAAATTGCGCCGCGAGTTCATAACTCTGGTCACTGGACACAGCAGGGCACGCATTGCTCTCAGTTCGAAAACCACATGCGCGCTGTTGCAGGTTTACCATTAGGCAGTACAGAATTGCTTCGACCTACTGCTATGATCAACGTGTTAGGACAGCCTTCAATTCCACACTCAGTACTTGCTACTCAAGATGTTACAAGCCACTGGTATGGTAAAACGGCTAAACCAGGCCGTAAAATGGGACATATCAACGTATCTGCTAATAATCTTCACCAATTAGGTGAGCGATTAGCAGCACTTGCTGAAATATTGCCAGAGCATGATTACCCAGGTGTAGCTGCTACCAGCACCCAACTTATTTTAAACTAA
- a CDS encoding DUF2798 domain-containing protein → MLHPRFRTVVFAFFMALFMSGFMSLVISIFNVGLIDNITTIWLKAWAFAFCVAFPTVIVVAPLVHKLTNKLIRVPL, encoded by the coding sequence ATGTTACATCCTCGATTTAGAACAGTCGTGTTTGCCTTTTTTATGGCGCTGTTTATGTCTGGATTTATGTCTTTAGTGATCAGCATTTTTAACGTTGGTTTAATCGATAACATTACAACCATTTGGCTTAAAGCGTGGGCTTTTGCTTTTTGTGTGGCATTTCCTACCGTTATTGTTGTCGCACCTCTGGTACATAAATTAACCAACAAACTAATCAGAGTGCCGTTGTGA
- a CDS encoding putative sulfate exporter family transporter — translation MIAERPKQLLFITLFLASALPFVGSATALIVGALFAMTLGNPFAAQSQKFSKWMLKLAVIGLGFAVDFNQVIEVGRSSIVLTIVSITAIIGLGEILSQLFKLNKNTGVLISFGTAICGGSAIAAMAPVIKAKDHEVAISLAVVFLLNALGLVLFPMIGHYFGLTEQQFGVWAALAIHDTSSVVGASAAYGASALAIATTIKLTRAMWIIPYTSIAGVFWKSDEKASIPLFIFGFLAAALINSSFPEYQTLWHALNVGAKQILVMTLFLIGSGLSISVLKQAGIKPFIMAMILWIIVSSIILLLIVDGFIS, via the coding sequence GTGATAGCTGAACGCCCAAAACAATTACTTTTTATTACGCTTTTTTTAGCATCTGCTTTGCCATTTGTTGGTTCTGCTACGGCACTTATAGTCGGTGCACTATTTGCTATGACTTTAGGCAATCCATTTGCAGCTCAGTCACAAAAATTTAGTAAATGGATGCTAAAGTTAGCGGTTATTGGCTTAGGCTTTGCTGTTGATTTTAATCAAGTAATAGAAGTAGGGCGCAGCTCTATTGTGCTTACAATTGTCAGTATTACCGCGATTATTGGTCTTGGCGAAATTTTATCTCAGTTATTTAAGTTAAATAAAAACACCGGTGTACTTATCTCATTTGGTACAGCAATTTGTGGTGGCAGCGCAATTGCAGCTATGGCCCCGGTGATTAAAGCCAAAGATCACGAAGTGGCGATATCACTCGCTGTGGTATTTTTATTAAACGCCCTTGGCTTAGTGTTGTTCCCGATGATTGGCCATTATTTTGGCCTAACTGAACAGCAATTTGGTGTTTGGGCGGCACTTGCGATTCACGATACCAGTAGTGTAGTGGGGGCTTCCGCTGCTTATGGCGCATCAGCACTTGCTATTGCAACAACCATTAAACTAACCAGAGCAATGTGGATCATACCTTATACAAGCATCGCGGGTGTTTTTTGGAAATCAGATGAAAAAGCCAGTATCCCATTGTTTATATTTGGTTTTTTAGCAGCTGCACTGATTAATTCAAGCTTTCCTGAGTATCAAACACTTTGGCATGCACTCAATGTTGGTGCTAAACAAATTTTGGTAATGACCTTATTTTTGATTGGTAGTGGCTTATCTATTTCAGTCTTAAAACAAGCAGGCATTAAACCTTTTATCATGGCGATGATCTTATGGATCATTGTCAGCAGTATTATTTTACTACTTATAGTAGACGGATTTATTTCATGA